The window ACCAGAAGATCGTGACGATCGACGACAGCCTCGCCTTTACCGGCGGTCTCGACCTGACCGTCCGCCGCTGGGACACCCCGGAGCACAGGCCGGGCGATGCCCGCCGGGCGGACCCTGCCGGCGTGGTCTACCCCCCGTTCCACGACGTTCAGATGACCCTCGACGGCGACGCGGCCGTCGCGCTCGCCGATCTCGTGCGCGCAAGATGGCAGCGGGCGGCGTTCGAGCGGCTCTCCCGTTCGCGCCGCGTGCGGCGAAATCCGCCGGATCTCTGGCCGGAAGACCTCGAACCGGATTTCCGCGACATCGACATCGGCATCGCGCGCACCATGCCGAATTTCGGTCGGGAACAGCCGGTCACCGAGGTGGTGCGGCTGTTCTCGGACATGGTCTCGCGCGCCGAGCGACTGGTTTACATCGAGAACCAGTTCGTCACCCATGTCGGCACCGCCGAGGCGCTGGCGCGCCGGATGACCGAGCGGCCCGATCTCGAAGCCGTGATCGTGGCGCCACGGGACTATGGCGGCGTGGTCGAGCGACAGGTGATGATCGGCGGCCGCCTGCGCTTCATGAGCGTGCTCGAGGACGCCGGCGTCGCCGACCGCGTGCGGCTGTTCTACCCGCAGGGCTGCGACGGGGAACGGGACGAGGACATCATGGTTCATTCCAAAGTGACCATCGTCGACGACGAGGTGCTGCGCGTCGGCTCGGCCAACCTGTGCAACCGCTCCATGGGGCTCGACAGCGAATGCGACCTCGTCATCGAGGCGCGGGACGAGGAGACGCGGCAATCGATCGCCCGCATCCGGGACCGGCTGCTGGCGGAGCACGCATGCGTCGACGAGAAAGAGATTGCCGCCGTCCGGCGCGAAGGAGGCTCAATGGTGAACTATCTCGACTCCATCGGCCGCGACAGCGGGCGCGGCCTGCGCCGGACGCAGGACGCGGCGAGCGGCATCGAAGCGAGCGTGCCGGCCTTCGATGCGGTGGTCGATCCGCTCGGGCCCCTCGGCGAGGAGGCGCGCGCCGAGCCGGCTGGAGGCCTCAATGTCGGGCTCCTGGTGAAGGTCGGGGTCGCGCTGGTCGGGCTGCTGCTCGTCGGCCTTGCGTGGCAGATGTCGCCGCTCGGCCAGACAGATCGCATCATGCGAGCGATCGAGGGAATTTCCGAGCAGCCCTGGGCGCCGCTCGCGGTGATCGCGGTGTTCGTGGTCGCCGAATGCGTGATCTTTCCCGTGACGCTGCTGGTGTTCGCGACCATCGCCGTGTTCGGCGGGTGGAGCGGGGCGCTGCTGGCGATGGCCGGCGCGATGGCGAGCGCCACGGTGAGCTACGCCGTGGGACGCTATCTCGGCGCCGCCCCGCTGCGGCGCGTGATCGGCCCGCGCACCAACCGCATCCGCCGGACCCTGCTCAGCCGTGGCGTGATGGCGGTGGCGGCCGTTCGTCTGGTGCCCCTCGCGCCGTTCACCTTCGTCAATCTGGTGGCCGGCGCCTCAGGACTGCGGTTCTTCGATTATGTCGCCGGCACGGCGATCGGCCTGATGCCGGGCATCGTGGTGATGTCGGTGCTGGGCCACCAGCTCACCGAGATGTTCAGCAATCCCACCGCCGGCGGCATTGCGATGCTTGCCGTCATCGTGCTCCTCTGGGTGCTGATGGGGGTCGGCCTGCAATGGCTGATTTCCCGATATCGCCCGGTGGAATGAGGATCGGCGTGCCGGAAGAACAGCGTCCGACGATCAGGCCGCGCCTGATGACGTTACGCCTGATGACCTGGAACGTGCATGGCGGCATCGGCCCGGACCGCCGTTTCGATCTCGGTCGGGTCAGGGACCTGATCGCCCGTCACCGGCCAGACGTGTTCGCGTTGCAGGAGCTCGACACGCGCGGCCGGGGACCGGAATGCCTGACGCCGCTGCGCGCCCTCGCCGGCGAGGAGGGATATCTCGCCCAGGCGAGGACGATCGTCACGCCGGACGGCGACTATGGCCACGCCCTGTTCAGCCGCTGGCCGCTCACGGATATCGCGGTCCACGACGTTTCCCAGGGTCGCCGTGAGCCGCGTTCGGCCTTGGAAGCCCGGTTCGCCGTGGGCGATGTTTCCTGCCACATCGTCGCCGTGCATCTCGGGCTCGGCATCGGCGAACGGTGGCGGCAGGCCCGGCGGCTGGTCGAGATCGCCGCTGCCGGGCGTCCTGCCGATCTCCGCGTGATGATGGGCGACTTCAACGACTGGTTCCCGTGGCGGCCGGTGCGCCGCAGCCTCGCCCACGCCTTTCCGGAACGCACGCGGCTGCGGACCTTTCCGGCGCGCCGGCCTATCCTTCGTCTCGACCGGATCTACAGCACCGCGCCTGTCGTCGCATCCTGGACCGACACCGCCGCGCGCGCCTGTTCCGACCATCTGCCGGTGATCGCGGATATCGACATCGCCACACCCGGCAACGCCGCTCTCAACGTAAGCGCCCCGGCGGGTGGGGGCCTGTTCCGGGCTTGAGCGCCCCGCCGGGCGGGGCTTCTTCGGGGATCGAGCCCCGGTCGTGGGGCGGCCGGACCGCCCGCCGCGAATTGCCCGGGGCTCACGCGTCGCTGCGGATCTGGCGGCGGGCCTCGTTGGCGAGCGGGTGCAGCGCGTCCGGCGCGGCGTCCCCGACGAGGCTGTAGCCGAGGCCGTCATCCGACCAGCTGTAGCCATTGACGCCGTTGTCCGCCTTCGCGGTCGTCATCGGCGTGTCGCCATCCGTCGCCATCGGGCGCGCGAGCACCACGAGGCGGGTCCCCTTGTCGTCGTCGTACATGAAGAGCGCCGCGGGGCCGTGCTCCGTCGCGACGATGCGCCCGCCCATGAAGCGATATCCGGCAGCCGCGAGGTCGGGAATGGCGACCGGCCGGCCCAGGCGGTTCGAGGCCCACGCCGCCAGGGCGGTGCGGTCGTCGGCGCCGATCTCGACGGGGCGCGTCCGGTCCGGAGCATAGACAGCATAGCTCATGACCGCTTCCTGCCCGAGGGCGGAG of the Pseudoxanthobacter soli DSM 19599 genome contains:
- a CDS encoding anti-sigma factor family protein — protein: MTPGPITEDDLNGYVDDALPPERRAEVFRHLEDNPDAAARVAAFRAERDLLRAALAPIAAEPLPRELDLASIAAASPRAAPWLRWPAAAAAVLLLGCGFSGGWMLRGMGAAQGEGLSALGQEAVMSYAVYAPDRTRPVEIGADDRTALAAWASNRLGRPVAIPDLAAAGYRFMGGRIVATEHGPAALFMYDDDKGTRLVVLARPMATDGDTPMTTAKADNGVNGYSWSDDGLGYSLVGDAAPDALHPLANEARRQIRSDA
- a CDS encoding endonuclease/exonuclease/phosphatase family protein, whose protein sequence is MTLRLMTWNVHGGIGPDRRFDLGRVRDLIARHRPDVFALQELDTRGRGPECLTPLRALAGEEGYLAQARTIVTPDGDYGHALFSRWPLTDIAVHDVSQGRREPRSALEARFAVGDVSCHIVAVHLGLGIGERWRQARRLVEIAAAGRPADLRVMMGDFNDWFPWRPVRRSLAHAFPERTRLRTFPARRPILRLDRIYSTAPVVASWTDTAARACSDHLPVIADIDIATPGNAALNVSAPAGGGLFRA
- a CDS encoding VTT domain-containing protein; its protein translation is MLDRAHSAEPSLQETNGTPLLQPGRNVWRLARAKRAAVLVDAGAYYGVLRKAMLAATHSIHIVGWDIDSRMRLVGPSGTCDDGFPETLGAFLSALVKRRPWLRIRLLLWDYSMVFALQRELAPTISFLWLTPRQIEICLDDVLPMAASHHQKIVTIDDSLAFTGGLDLTVRRWDTPEHRPGDARRADPAGVVYPPFHDVQMTLDGDAAVALADLVRARWQRAAFERLSRSRRVRRNPPDLWPEDLEPDFRDIDIGIARTMPNFGREQPVTEVVRLFSDMVSRAERLVYIENQFVTHVGTAEALARRMTERPDLEAVIVAPRDYGGVVERQVMIGGRLRFMSVLEDAGVADRVRLFYPQGCDGERDEDIMVHSKVTIVDDEVLRVGSANLCNRSMGLDSECDLVIEARDEETRQSIARIRDRLLAEHACVDEKEIAAVRREGGSMVNYLDSIGRDSGRGLRRTQDAASGIEASVPAFDAVVDPLGPLGEEARAEPAGGLNVGLLVKVGVALVGLLLVGLAWQMSPLGQTDRIMRAIEGISEQPWAPLAVIAVFVVAECVIFPVTLLVFATIAVFGGWSGALLAMAGAMASATVSYAVGRYLGAAPLRRVIGPRTNRIRRTLLSRGVMAVAAVRLVPLAPFTFVNLVAGASGLRFFDYVAGTAIGLMPGIVVMSVLGHQLTEMFSNPTAGGIAMLAVIVLLWVLMGVGLQWLISRYRPVE